In the Xiphias gladius isolate SHS-SW01 ecotype Sanya breed wild chromosome 7, ASM1685928v1, whole genome shotgun sequence genome, TGGGgggtaacacacacagtcattaaTCATCAAATTAGTGGAGTTTTTGACAGGTTGCTTGAGCACAAACATGGGCGAGCTTGCACCAATGACATTCCTCCTCAGTTTCCTGTGTTAGTGGATGTTAGGCGGAGCAGCTCAGGACGTAAACAGAATGATTATTTGTGTCCATGTTTGTAGAATGAGGATGTGTGTAGAGTTGTATGTTACGTTCCTGCGGTTCTCCTGACCTGCCTGCTTGTGAACAGTGACAGCGGCGATGATATCGAGCTGGCGTCCTGTCCTCACGGTCAGGCCTCCAAAGACTGCTCCATGGTGGCCTCTTGCAGCTGTGAGCTGCTGTCTGAGGGTGAGCAAAGACTCTTCTCATTTTTTTGCAGCACCCACTGTTACACAACAATCAAATCTTTTGATCCAgacaaatatgtaaatacacaaaaacatgtttaggTGTGTATCGTGCTCCGGAGAGGTCATGTCCTACAGCAGCGGAGCATTACAGCGCCCCCTCAGTCCGTTGCAGGGAACCCCCCTTCACCCAGCACCCCTCTCACATGCCTTTAGAGCGCTTCCTCCAGTCCCCAGAGGCCCAGGGCTCCAACTCTTCTGCTGGTAATAACACATACATTTGCTTTTCTCTCCAGATAATCAATTTCCAAGCTGACGAATGCCCATAAACAtgataataaacacaaaaggattacagatagagaaaaaaaacatggatatGTGTATGACTCTGCTCAGGTGGCAGTGAAGGAGCGAAAGACTCAGAGGGCGATGCCAGCTTGGTGGGTTACCCGTGGTTCCATGGCACGCTGTCTCGCGTGCGTGCAGCTCAGCTGGTGCTTGCAGGCGGGGCCAGGAGCCATGGGCTCTTTGTGATTCGTCAGAGCGAAACACGGCCGGGCGAGTACGTCCTTACCTTCAACTTCCAGGGAAAAGCCAAGGTGAGACGATTACAGGGAAGAGGCACAGAATTATGTTATGTCTAAATTAACTCAGAGAAAGGGGATTGTTAATGTGTTTAGTACACGTAGATTAGTGGTGCAACtagtattttaattatttgtaaatgtattgatgttttttcttagtttatatatttaatttagtttagaaaatgtcaaatttccGGCCAGCTACAGTCTTCCTCTGCAGCAGTGTTAAATTCACACACTGGCTTGTTCTCTTGACATTTGAGACCACTCAAGCTCACAGCAGACCAGGTTGCTCAGGCCTTGGAAAAGATGCAGTGAAGTCAATGTATTGTGTTCTCTTATGTAACACGATCCCCGCGCATCACATCCTGCCAGCCGGCAGTGTTGAGGAAGTGTCAGCTGCCGCCTCTTCCTCTGGTGTCAGCCTTGGAATTCTTGTAGCTCTGCTCCCACAGCGAGACACCTCTCAGATAATGTCCTGACCTCTGTCTTGGTCTTTCTGTTTCAGATGTTCTCTGTGTCTCACACTGCAattatctgtctttctgtttttgctctctttctttccctacCTTCTCTTTTGCCATCTACctttccttcatttcctttGAATCCCAAACTTTTCTCTCCGCTGTCGCTTTCCTGTCTCCCCAACACTCCATTCCTTTTCGCTCCCAGCATTTGCGCTTGTCGGTGAATGAGAACGGGCAGTGCCACGTCCACCACTTGTGGTTCCACACTGTGTCGGACATGTTGAGACACTTCCACGCCCACCCCATCCCCCTCGAATCTGGAGGCTCAGCCGACATCACATTGCGCTCCTATGTACAAGTGCAGCGAAGCTCCGCCACAGGTAAGCAACACACAGACTTAAAACTGCTCACACATCACATATAAACTTAAAGTCATTCATACTGCTCGGCACTTTCTCAGATCCTAATAAGATGCTTAATTAGTGCTTTATTAATAGCAGGCATGCTGCAGAGGTCAAACCGTTTGGACTCAGTCAAGCTGCCTGCACACTCGCGTGGGTGCATTAAAATATTCTGGCCGATTAGACCTCTGCACACGTTGTTGGGTGCAGCTATGCAGGAAACTACCTGATGTCACCAAAGTCCTTGCACTGATAAGAATGGCAAAGCTGTGAGTTCTCCTGACCTAACACAGGTGCAAGAAAACTTacaggagagtgaggaggatGTCAGTCAAGCACAGtgtgtacacacccacacaaaaataaaactaaagattTAGCTCTCATGGCTTGACTGGGACATTTGAttagaacagagccatcattaatgtttttagtaacacctgtgattttcctaCTATGAGTCAAGTCAAAATCTCTGCTGAGAAAAAGGCCTGGTCATTTTGCTTAAACCTATTccttatttaaattttatgattttagGATATTTTCAGTGAGTTTCCCATTACTATGGCCCAGCTGATCCTGGATTTTTTAGGCCATATATTGATATGTGAGAGTTAAAAAGAAAGGTAAGATAGTCAGTTtttgacataaacacaaagaacaaacttttttttctgagtgggAAATTTTgtagctgaaaaataaatttgtcagTGCTCTCAGGTGGGCAAACTATAaaatggagacactgtttctCAATCACTTCAAGCATAACACATCCTCCCTCTCAAAAAATGAAAGGTTGACTtcatgagaaataaaacatacCCTTACTCAATTCAGTCCattcaggggttttgctgccaCAGCCTTACTAGCTCTGGTTTGACCGGTAGCTTGTTggggctaatgttagcttatgTTTATCTATAAATTAATATGTAACTGATATTATGGCTCATCTATAGATGTGCTACCACTTCGCCAGGTTTAAGCGTTTCCCGACATCTTGTAACTTCCTCAGTTGTCCCATACACAGTCGCTTCTGACTTGCAGAGCTTGGAAACTATTTGCCGGTGGTTTCAAAGAAACAATTGTCTCATCTTGACAATAGCTTCTTAGGTCACCAAAGAATAATGGAGTACGATAAGAAACTTCCAGAAAGTTAGATGTGTTGATGGATAGCAGAGGTTTGTCCTCACAGACGGAGGAAGCAGTGCTAAAACTCACTGAacccgcccccccccctcctcctcctccatacTAACACTGCTACTGCCCTCCGCTCTCCTGGCATGGGATGAATGTCCTCCTGTGCAGGAGAGTGAGGGGGCGATTATACCACAGGAGTTTTGCATGCAGGCCGAGACTCCGGCCCCAACCCACCCTGGTGGTCACAAAGAGGCCCTCTGTTTCCCCAAATGCTGGACGTACACACACTCGTGCACTCACTCACATGCTCCTAGAGTGAGGGGTTGATTCAGGGCGTATAAGGCTTTATTGATACACTGGTCAGGCATGTCTTTGGCACCAGTGTTGTCGGTGTTATTGACCACCAAGTGAAAGGATAATAAAGGAGGACCACACTGCCTGTTTTAACTCTGAAGGAGTTTTTTGGTCACAGATCTCCAGTTGAAACCAACAATTATCAGCAGAACTGATTAATCTCTATAATTAACGTGTCTTtctattaaaataatttctttcttcttctcacaATCTGCTACAGATGTGACCGTGCCTCCAGTCCTCACCCCACCCAGGGAAGCCGGCTGCCGGATAGATTCAGCCCAGCCATCCCTCCACCCTTCTGGAATCACAGCGCCTGCAGGGCCTCCTCCTGAAACGCCGCTTTCCTCAAGCACCTCCTCGTCACCCACcacccttccctccctctcccgcAGTGACCCAGGTACTGGAGGAGGATTACAGAGCCGGAGCAACAGCTCTGAGCGCCTGCTGGAGGCTTCTAGTGGTGCATCTGAGGACTACCACGACGCTGATGGGACTCGCAGGGCCCGAGCTGTGGAGAACCAGTACTCTTTCTACTAAACCACGCAGGGCAGGGTTCAGTCGTGTATTTTCCGGACTGGATGAGATGCAGAAAGATGGAGGTGACATGGGACGCTCTGCTAATGATGAAAATGGTCCAAATCACTGGATCACCCATTGTTttgattctgtgtttttgtttcaaggCAATTTCCTGTTTCTCTGATTTGAAAAAGGAGGTGAGATCATACCGAGCCATGTGTTGACGCTGATAAATCCCTCAAGCTCATTGTTTCAGACTCCGTTGTCAAGGATGTGAGTAAAAAGACATACAGAGGGCAACAGGTAGACAAGGAGAGGttgagatggagagggagattAGACCTAGATGTAGAATATGGAATGGAGAAGATAAGTGTAGGCGGAGAAAGAAAGATGTCATCCAGTGGAGTCACGTGGCTTTGATTCACCTCTTCTGACCACTTCCTGTTCACCCTTGCCCACAGTTCCCTGTGTCACTATCCCGCTGAAGGACTGAGAGTTTGAAATGACCCCGAAGAAACAGTCCCTCCCTTCAGAGCTCCACCGAGCTCCCGAGAGCATCCCATTAATGTTTGTAAAGCTGCTCTGAGTCTGTCCCGGATATCCTCGCTGTCCCTGCGGGGTTTCCCTACAAAGTCCTGCTCTGGGTCTCTGCTCTAAACTAACATCAGTACAGCAATCATGGGTGTGTGTTAGCTCGGAGATGTTTTTCATAAACGTGTACAGCCTAAAGGGTCTTAGTGCCTGACAATTACCTTGGATTTGAACGGACTGTTGCCTATAGTGATTAGGAGGATGTTGTTGACATTATCACAACAGCCCAAAAATTAAATGCAGGTGGTTATTTTACTGTCAGTTTCTGCTTAAAACATACTGAACACGCATATCTCTGAATACTGAAATGGTTTCGTTCTCAGTTTTATTGGTGGCTGCAACTTACACACAGGGGGTCATATGTTGTGTTACAGATcagtttcaaaatgttgaaatggaAGATGAACAACACAAGTTCAGTCTTTTCAAATATGGCAGGGTGGCTCCCATTTTGGCGTCATATTTGGTTATTTCTATGAGTGTGTGGTGGTGTATTAGAGTCCAAATGTTTTTCAATGATCTGTGTGCTACAAATGTGTTTCTAAAACATGGTTTCCCTCCAGGCTCCCTCCGTCTGGTGCTGGTTCTGTATTCAAGCTCATCATATCGATAACATGTAGATTAGATATACTGTTAATATTGGAGTTCACTTTTAAGTAATGCcttgaaaatattattatacCAAATCCAGCAGAGGGAGGAACTTGGGACTTGTTTTTCAGAGGGGTTACAGTATCTAGTACTGTTTGTGCAGCCTGCAGGTGAACCTGTGGGTGTGTACTGGAACGGtacagtttgtaaaataaaggGGTACTAGATGGCCATGCTTGAATAGAAAAGAAGTACTTTATGCTTACACAGTACTGAGATTAGGCGGGTTTTTTTGGtaataaatcaaaagaaagcCTAATTTTCACACAACCAAAATATTTGTTACTGTAAGAACTGACACctaaatatttattgtaataCAAAATATCAGTTAAAATATCctcttaaaggaaaagttagacattttggaaaatacgcttaaattaaatgattaaacgtgaacattgataccactctcatgtctgtaacAAATATGAAGCTATGCTGCCGGCAGCCGGCTAATTTACCCTAGATTAGCATACAGAGTGGAACAGTGGAgtcagctagcctggctctgtttcACAGTCAACAAAATCCGTCCACCGgctcctctaaagctcactagttaCGATGTATCTAATTTGTTTAGTCcgtaaaaatgacaaatccCTATTTAATGGGGGGTTATGTGCAAGACCAGCCCTTGGTTGGGACCAGTTGCTAGGCAGCCAGCGGAGACTCCCTTGTATGAATCGCCTCGTAAAACGGTGACTACACTTTCATTTTTGCactaattaaacaaacaagacataatatgttaattagtgagctttagagacgctagtaggtggattttattacttttagaGAGAGCCAGGCTAAATTAGCCAGCTGCAAGCGGTAGCTTCCTATTTACCGTACCCACGTTAGTGTGGCATTAATCTCCCTATCCATCTCTCAGCAAGAAGACAAATAATCgaaattcccaaaatgttgaaatttttccttcaaaaccCATTAGATACGtctgaaaacataaacacacacacacacacacccttcaaATCattgcaggcaggcaggcagcaaGCAGCTCCTGTATTTCAAACGTATGCAACACTTTTGTTCAGTCGGAATAAACATATCAAGCATATGAATATGTCAAGCATGGCCATTTAGCTTCGAAGGTGAAGGTTCAAGTTCAGTCGTGGGACGGACGGAGCAGTTCATGTGCCAATTTGAATCCTATTTTTGAAGCATATTTATTTCTCAGCCgttgtaaattacatttttcctaTTGAGTCTTATTTATGTACAactgattttcttcttcttgatgAAACATCCTCAGTAGAACCTGTCAGTCGCCACAGTCCATCTCACCTATCACAGATTTGCTTGTGTCtcccttttattttcttaacacTTCTTAAAGCTAAATCTTCTGTTGTCTGACTGAGTTTTGAAGAGTCTGTGCAATTTTGTACAAAGTGATGTACTTGACATactactttatatttctgtgaataaaatgtgaacaaacTATTGCGCAAATTCTGCAGTTATTCAGCCATTAACGCCGCAgtcttggggggggggttcaggcTGAAATGTTGGCGATTAAGGGCTCAGGAAGGTCAAGAGCAGTGTGTTGCACACAGCCATCGCCCTGTAGAAATATAGCTGTCTCTCTATTCATTCACCGTGTGAACAATAGAAGTGTGAAACGTGACATGTCATTTGGTTTTTCTGTAGTTCCAGGGtgtgttaaataaaacacagtcaGCCTATGTTGCATAGTTAGGCCCTGATGCAAACACACTTCGAGTCGTTACTGGTTCCGCGTCCATACATGTATCCGACAGCTAGCGAATCGGACTCAAAAGATCATACACTGACGACTTCAGACGACGGACTGACATAACATAATCCCAGACCTCGACCCGGCTTCctgttttgtgactttttttccccgCATTTTCAGGGAAACTGGACAAGATAAACAGACGTACTGTCAACAACAGTACGAGGCGGCCAGAACATCTGCCGGCGTCAACCCACGGGAGACTTAAAAACCCGCCGAGCCCCGCGGGCTTCCGGCTGTAACCCAGCCATCGTTGGGATGTATACGGACGCCCTCTAGAGGTCGGCGCTTGTAGGGATGCAGGAGAAAGAGATGCCGGGTGATCGCAACTACAGATTTACTATGATCactgataaataaaactaaaacatatcaaaagaaaaataaatcatttttattatattttctcaaatagagaaaacacaaaataaacaattttaaaaatttctaaTAAACATATCAAACATGATGTGGCATCCCTGTATGTACATTACATaactgtacacacacctggagcAAGATgtcaaaatgtgtattaatttaCTAATagcaaattattttcaaattccacatttaaaagtaattgtCTACCTTACAGAACCAGTGTAAAGGGAAAGGTGGAAGAACTGTACATTGTTCAGCATCTGAAGTTTAATTTTTCCCATCCTTGTGCAGTATTTGGATGGacggggaaaaaacaaaaaacaaaaaaaaaaaacaatccactCAACTGCCAAACAAGTTGTTTGGCTTCAGACTTGTACCTGCTTATAGAAAGTAAATCAATTAATGGGTTTGCACAGCAACTTCACAACTGGTAGAACAATTGGTGACGGCGCATAGATTAAATCTACATGTGTACATCAGATTCTCAGGTTTTCTCCTGCAGAGGCTGCAACATCTGGGCAAGTAAGAATTTACCAattttataataaattaaaagttaGGAAGccatgaaatgtgaaatatgataCCTTACCTAGCATTCATCAGTTAAATGCTCGAATCACTGCAGGAATAAATAATTCCAGACTTCGTGCAATGTGGTTTGCAAGTTTACAATTTGTACTtgaattacagattttttttttttttcatcaattagTCCTTTCTACGTAAGCATATATCGGTGTAAAGTTTCTTCATCCTTTTTAGATCCTGTCCTATGTAAGCAATGGGGGACAAAGTCCACGGTCCTTATTCTGTGAAAGGATATACTCCAGAGTTTATCGGttatatgaggcttcagcagcagcagcagcagcagcagcaggtcgcactttttgtttttttgtttcctgtttccataCTGAGCTGCAGTGGCGAGATCGCGACAAAGACAGtgaactgtgtattttttttaaaaaggctgtaACTTCGTAAGACATCCATTGGATTTGTCCAacacagactgctgaagcctcacaTAAGCTGCAAATAAACTTTGGAATACAGTTTTTGCATGGATgggattttgtcccccatcacttacaatGAAAGCACATTAGGAGGGGATCTCTCGGTGGCCagtgtgaacaggaggaatgattacagtaCGCAAAACCTGCTTTGATGTTCATACGGGCACCTGACCATTGTcttaaaacagacttgaaaaaaatgcaaacccaTCCCTTAATACAATCCGCTTGTGCGGATACATTTTATGAGTGAAAAGCCCGACTGCTGCTTTAGAGAACCAGCCTTTGTTTACTCCTGCAACACGGTAAAATTAATCCTCTTCAACTGTGAGAAACTGTGCAACGCATGCAAAAACGTCTGAGGTAGGCCCCAcccaccacctcctgccccGAGAGTCGTAACATGTAACCCCAGGGAGACACATCCGGTAGCTGCTTCTATTTCAGGGCCTAGTGAGATTTATAAATAACAGCCCTGCCATGGCCAGCAGCATCGCCACAGTCACTTCCATCATTTTACCCTGCCTCCACCTGCTCATAttctccctctgcttctcctgCATGCGCTCCTTTCTAGCTCTcatgttcctctctctctgtagctgCTCCCCGTAGTGTGCCTGATAAAAGGCGTCAAAGTCAAACATGGGCTTCCCGCCAGCTTGGGAGAAACGTCTGGCTCTctgttgatgctgctgctgctgatgctgatgatgatgatgggggGAGCCCGCGGACCTGCTCGTGGCCTCTTTGGAGGATGGTCTTCCTGCACTTTGGACGTCTGATTGGTTCAGGATGCCCCGGTCATACTTCCGCCGCAGGCTGATGCTGCCCAGCACGGTGTAAGCTTCGCTGATCTCAGAGAAGCGCTGGGTGGCCTCCTTGTTCCCCGGGTTCTTGTCAGGGTGGTAAATAAAGGACTGCTTGTAGTAGGCTGTCTTGATCTGGGACTGTGTGGCACCGGGGGACACTTTGAGGATGTCGTAATAGGCCGTCCTGCTTCTGTACAGCAGAGGAGCATCTTTCGAGCTCCTGTCACTCCTCCAGCTGTAGTTTCTAGTTGCTGTAGATGGATCAGGGTGTAGTTTCAGACGTCTCCATCCACAACTTGGCCTCTCTGATCCCTGCTCTGCCAGAATGAAGATTACAGTGCAGAGAGCTCGCAGCTGCTGAGGGGACCTGAAGGTGTCAGGGTGGATGGAAACAGCTCCTCTGGTCCAGGATGTCATCCTGCAGGGCAGCAGCTTCTCCTGGCGGAGAGGCCGCAGTCTTGCGGCAAGGTTGAGGGCTGTTTTATGAGCTTGCACGCTCTCACCTGTTTGAACAAACCCGAAAAAACGGGATGAATCCAGCGCCAAAGACACGGCAGAAAGCAAACTCCCATTTTCCTGTTGAAGTTTACTTTTTCTCACTCCGGAAAGTTTCTCTGATTTGCCCGGTGCCGCTCTGCTTCCTGACACCGGCTGAACTGCACGTTGATCCCGGGCTGATTCCTCTTCAACCCGGCTGTCACTGAAGGTGCAGTTCACCAACAGAGATCCGGGACTTTCTCCGGTGCAGCCCGGTCGGCTCTGGCTGTTCCTGAGAGCGGACAGTCGGTAAACTCCGCTCCCCAGCCTCTGACCGACCTCTGCCATTTTACCGAGAACCGACCGGTGACCAGGCCGGAAAACGGCTGCAGCATCCGGCGGCGTCACGCAACGAGGAACCAATAAGAGTCAATGTTTACAGGAAGTACTTACAGTCGACCAataattttgcagaaaaaaaggttacattttaatttcttagATAACGAATCTGAATGCCAAGATTGATTCTGTTAATTTCTTTTCAACTATCTATACTTTACCATAGATTATTTTAGGGGTATTCTGTGTCTTAATGTGTATGACCTTTGTATATTTAGACTTTTAATCTAttaatttacatctttttttccccaatactttactctttaaaaaatgatgaaattgaGATCCACTcgttgtaaacaaacaaaaaaaccaattAAGATTGGCTATTGCAAGAAAGAAGACCGTCAAAATAAGAATAAAGTGTcaatttcttccatttcttgCTTCCAGtctgtcattcattttaaaatggtttgaCATGTAGTTTTAAAGAATTAGGTTTAATTTGGGGTGTAATTAACTTACATTGTTTAATAATGGCCATGAAACTcaactatttttaatttgatgtcaTCCAAACCTTCTGGGAAAGATTATATGGATGGTTGGTCACCAGAAATTCAAAGGACACTCCAACGTTTACACCTTTTGAAAATGATTCGAAACtttactgaaaatatttatggAAGCTTAAGTGTAAAGATGTCTTAAGACTGTATAAAAGATGGTATATtaaatccctttttaaaatatacttatttCGGAGAGCCTATCCTGATTTTAtgagactttttattttattttatttgtctttttattcagttttcattcCCCTTTaacttttattataattattttatcttacaCCGCTGGA is a window encoding:
- the dnajc30b gene encoding dnaJ (Hsp40) homolog, subfamily C, member 30b; this encodes MAEVGQRLGSGVYRLSALRNSQSRPGCTGESPGSLLVNCTFSDSRVEEESARDQRAVQPVSGSRAAPGKSEKLSGVRKSKLQQENGSLLSAVSLALDSSRFFGFVQTGESVQAHKTALNLAARLRPLRQEKLLPCRMTSWTRGAVSIHPDTFRSPQQLRALCTVIFILAEQGSERPSCGWRRLKLHPDPSTATRNYSWRSDRSSKDAPLLYRSRTAYYDILKVSPGATQSQIKTAYYKQSFIYHPDKNPGNKEATQRFSEISEAYTVLGSISLRRKYDRGILNQSDVQSAGRPSSKEATSRSAGSPHHHHQHQQQQHQQRARRFSQAGGKPMFDFDAFYQAHYGEQLQRERNMRARKERMQEKQRENMSRWRQGKMMEVTVAMLLAMAGLLFINLTRP